In Pontiella desulfatans, one DNA window encodes the following:
- a CDS encoding glutamine synthetase III family protein produces MKNTIEGFGELVFGLPVMEARLSAPTFASLKKTIDSGSTLDPGIADEVAEAMKEWAMEKGATHYTHWFQPLTGSTAEKHDSFIFPDFKGGVVTSFSGDELIQGEPDASSFPSGGLRATFEARGYTGWDPSSPAFIKYDSVNAATLCIPTVFCGYNGEALDKKTPLLRSMKVLSDQTIRLGKLFGIDCGDAMAQATLGGEQEYFLIDLDLVAERPDLLRTGRTLFGKPASKHQQLDDHYFGAIKPRVAAFMAELDAVLWQYGVPAKTRHNEVCPAQFEIAPVFETLNIGVDHNMITMEVLKVTAEKHGFACLLHEKPFAGVNGSGKHNNWAIMGPDGKNWLKPGDNPHENAKFMTIVVALLKAVDTHADLLRASVATAGNDHRLGANEAPPAVVSVFLGDQLTDIVEQIEAGGANESKDGGHIHLGVDLLPQLPRGNTDRNRTSPFAFVGNRFEFRAVGSNQSPAGANIVLNTIVAEAFDYICTEVETAVAGGKEFNAALQDVLAAVIKEHKRILFNGDGYTDEWIEEATKVRGLPNLVTTEDALPMLQTQKAKDLFAKYGVLSNAELESRFNIYEETYETIIGIEAATAAEIAKTMLVPAAVTAIAEYSAVPAVAGICAEMSSLLEKAVAGIAKLEAAEKPAKQIAAMNELRVSIDALESLVPADLWPLPSYAELLLV; encoded by the coding sequence ATGAAGAATACCATCGAAGGATTTGGCGAACTTGTATTTGGCCTTCCGGTCATGGAAGCCCGTTTATCGGCTCCGACTTTCGCCTCGTTGAAAAAAACCATCGATTCCGGCTCTACGCTGGATCCGGGCATTGCTGATGAAGTTGCGGAAGCCATGAAGGAATGGGCCATGGAAAAGGGTGCGACCCACTACACGCACTGGTTCCAGCCACTCACCGGCTCAACTGCCGAAAAACATGACTCGTTCATTTTCCCCGACTTCAAAGGTGGCGTGGTTACCTCCTTCTCCGGCGATGAGCTGATCCAGGGCGAACCCGATGCTTCCTCCTTCCCGTCCGGCGGCCTGCGCGCCACCTTCGAAGCCCGCGGCTACACCGGTTGGGATCCGAGCAGCCCGGCCTTCATCAAATATGATTCCGTCAATGCGGCCACGCTTTGCATCCCGACCGTATTCTGCGGTTACAACGGCGAAGCCCTCGACAAGAAGACCCCGTTGCTGCGCTCCATGAAGGTGCTTTCCGACCAGACCATCCGTCTCGGCAAGCTCTTCGGAATCGACTGCGGCGACGCCATGGCCCAGGCAACGCTCGGCGGCGAACAGGAATACTTCCTGATCGACCTCGACCTGGTTGCTGAACGCCCCGACCTGCTTCGCACCGGCCGTACCCTGTTCGGTAAGCCGGCTTCCAAGCATCAGCAGCTCGACGACCACTACTTCGGTGCCATCAAACCGCGCGTTGCCGCCTTCATGGCTGAGCTCGATGCCGTGCTTTGGCAGTATGGTGTTCCGGCGAAGACCCGCCATAACGAAGTGTGCCCGGCACAGTTCGAGATCGCCCCGGTTTTCGAAACACTCAACATCGGCGTTGACCACAACATGATCACCATGGAGGTGCTCAAGGTGACGGCCGAGAAGCACGGCTTCGCCTGTCTCCTGCACGAAAAGCCTTTTGCTGGCGTCAACGGCTCCGGCAAGCACAACAACTGGGCCATCATGGGTCCCGACGGAAAGAACTGGCTGAAGCCGGGCGACAACCCGCACGAAAACGCCAAGTTCATGACCATCGTGGTTGCCCTTCTTAAGGCGGTTGACACACACGCCGACCTGCTCCGTGCATCGGTTGCAACGGCGGGGAACGACCATCGCCTGGGAGCCAACGAAGCTCCGCCGGCGGTTGTGTCGGTCTTCCTGGGCGACCAGCTTACCGACATTGTCGAGCAGATCGAAGCCGGTGGCGCCAACGAGTCCAAAGACGGTGGGCACATCCATCTCGGCGTTGACTTGCTGCCGCAACTGCCGCGTGGCAACACCGACCGCAACCGGACTTCCCCGTTTGCGTTCGTGGGCAACCGCTTCGAGTTCCGTGCGGTTGGTTCCAACCAGAGCCCGGCCGGTGCCAATATCGTGCTCAACACGATCGTCGCTGAAGCCTTCGACTACATCTGCACCGAAGTGGAAACTGCGGTTGCCGGTGGAAAAGAATTCAACGCTGCCCTGCAGGATGTTCTGGCTGCCGTCATCAAAGAACACAAGCGCATCCTCTTCAACGGTGATGGCTACACCGACGAGTGGATTGAGGAAGCAACCAAGGTCCGCGGCCTTCCCAACCTCGTCACCACCGAAGATGCCCTTCCGATGCTCCAGACGCAGAAGGCCAAGGACTTGTTCGCCAAGTATGGCGTACTATCCAACGCCGAGCTCGAGTCCCGGTTCAACATCTACGAAGAAACCTATGAAACCATCATTGGAATCGAAGCGGCCACTGCGGCTGAAATTGCCAAGACCATGCTGGTTCCGGCGGCGGTAACGGCCATTGCGGAATACTCCGCGGTTCCGGCAGTTGCTGGTATTTGCGCCGAAATGTCCAGCCTGCTCGAAAAAGCGGTTGCCGGCATTGCCAAGCTCGAAGCCGCTGAAAAGCCGGCAAAACAGATTGCAGCCATGAACGAGCTACGCGTGTCCATCGATGCGCTCGAATCCCTCGTTCCAGCCGATCTCTGGCCGCTTCCGAGCTATGCCGAGCTGCTCCTCGTCTAA
- a CDS encoding cell wall hydrolase, with protein MSTRRELTTSLLSLSFAATAQTEKPETIPEDSELSARIISYTLFGEARGETLKGKMAIAAVIHTRANLKNKSYAEICLQEAQFSCWNKLDGVPANYSTGIDMLPIDVKARNECYCVAWLLISGQYKWESLTHFYNPDKVTPAWAVSLRRTQKIGKHIFGYSHIIP; from the coding sequence ATGAGTACCCGACGAGAACTAACCACCAGCCTATTGAGCCTCTCCTTTGCCGCAACGGCCCAAACGGAAAAGCCCGAAACAATACCGGAGGATAGCGAGCTTTCCGCGCGCATCATCAGCTACACGCTGTTTGGCGAGGCGCGCGGCGAAACACTCAAAGGCAAGATGGCCATTGCAGCCGTCATCCACACGCGCGCCAACCTAAAGAACAAGTCCTATGCCGAAATATGCCTGCAGGAAGCGCAATTTTCCTGCTGGAACAAGCTGGACGGCGTCCCCGCGAACTACAGCACGGGGATAGACATGCTACCCATCGACGTCAAGGCTCGCAACGAATGCTATTGCGTGGCGTGGCTGCTCATCTCGGGACAATATAAATGGGAATCGCTGACGCATTTCTACAATCCGGACAAGGTAACGCCGGCGTGGGCGGTTTCGCTCCGACGCACCCAAAAGATCGGCAAACACATCTTTGGCTATTCCCACATCATTCCATGA
- a CDS encoding OmpH family outer membrane protein, translating to MKRIFPSLVMAVFLVAAGAGAAEEVAYVDLQEVFKRFYKTELAQDQIRQQADDIKMERDEIEEEVKVLKEEIEVLRTDSRDETLSNEVRQNKRDQLEEKLVDLQKKEKDMTDFEKLRMQQMEQQNTRMTKKLFDEIHEAIINYGKEHGYQAVIDRSAQSRIGTDTVLYSIPRLDITADVLAVLNEGRESTKAAEPEFKVEKKAEE from the coding sequence ATGAAGAGGATTTTCCCGAGCCTGGTAATGGCTGTTTTCCTGGTGGCGGCTGGTGCCGGTGCCGCTGAAGAAGTTGCGTATGTGGATCTGCAGGAAGTGTTCAAGCGTTTCTATAAAACCGAATTGGCGCAAGACCAGATACGCCAGCAGGCCGATGACATCAAGATGGAGCGCGATGAAATCGAGGAAGAGGTCAAGGTGCTGAAGGAGGAAATTGAAGTTCTTCGTACCGATTCGCGCGACGAAACATTGAGCAACGAAGTTCGCCAAAACAAGCGCGACCAGCTGGAGGAAAAGCTGGTTGATCTCCAGAAAAAGGAGAAGGACATGACCGATTTCGAAAAGCTCCGCATGCAGCAGATGGAGCAGCAGAACACGCGTATGACCAAAAAGCTCTTCGATGAAATCCACGAGGCGATCATCAACTACGGCAAGGAGCATGGCTATCAAGCCGTCATCGACCGCTCGGCGCAAAGCCGGATCGGCACGGATACCGTGCTGTATTCCATTCCGCGGCTCGATATCACGGCCGATGTTCTGGCGGTTCTGAACGAAGGTCGCGAAAGCACCAAGGCCGCGGAACCTGAGTTCAAGGTTGAAAAAAAGGCTGAGGAGTAG
- the lpxD gene encoding UDP-3-O-(3-hydroxymyristoyl)glucosamine N-acyltransferase translates to MKLAEIAERLGGVLEGDGDVEIVAVAGLREARIGDISFLANPKYAAHVAETEASAVIVPSDWDRPTKCAIVRSENSDRAFALAAELFYEAVPAPQPGVHPTAVVHESVRLGEGVSIGANCTIEAGVEIGANTIVQSNCAVGYKAVIGDGCLLYPLVSIREFTEIGDRVIIHNGAVIGSDGFGYAVKEDGTRTKIPQIGIVVIGDDVEIGANVAIDRARFGKTKIGKGTKIDNLVQIAHNVVVGEHSVMCGQAGISGSTTIGSRVILAGQAGLAGHLEVGDGAIVGAQAGVMKDVPSKDFVIGSPAMSHLQTKKMIASLITLPKLKDKVKQLEAEIEALKQS, encoded by the coding sequence ATGAAGCTTGCGGAGATTGCCGAACGTTTGGGGGGCGTCCTTGAGGGGGACGGCGACGTCGAGATTGTTGCCGTTGCGGGATTGAGGGAAGCCCGGATAGGGGACATCAGTTTCTTGGCCAACCCGAAATATGCAGCACATGTGGCGGAAACCGAGGCTTCCGCCGTGATCGTTCCCTCGGACTGGGATCGACCCACCAAGTGCGCGATTGTACGCTCGGAAAATTCCGACCGGGCCTTTGCCCTGGCCGCCGAACTGTTCTATGAGGCCGTTCCCGCTCCGCAACCCGGCGTGCATCCAACGGCGGTGGTGCACGAAAGCGTACGGCTGGGCGAGGGGGTTTCCATTGGAGCAAACTGCACCATCGAGGCCGGCGTTGAAATCGGCGCCAACACCATTGTCCAGTCCAACTGTGCCGTGGGCTATAAGGCTGTGATCGGGGACGGTTGCCTGCTCTATCCGCTCGTTTCCATCCGGGAATTCACCGAGATCGGTGATCGCGTCATTATCCATAACGGGGCTGTTATTGGTTCCGATGGCTTCGGCTACGCGGTAAAGGAGGATGGCACGCGCACCAAAATTCCGCAGATCGGTATTGTGGTGATCGGGGATGATGTCGAAATCGGGGCGAACGTGGCGATTGACCGGGCCCGGTTCGGAAAGACCAAGATCGGAAAAGGAACCAAAATCGACAACCTCGTGCAGATTGCGCATAACGTGGTGGTCGGCGAGCACTCCGTCATGTGCGGCCAGGCAGGAATCTCCGGTAGTACAACCATCGGATCACGCGTCATTCTAGCTGGCCAGGCTGGGTTGGCTGGCCATCTGGAGGTGGGCGATGGAGCCATCGTCGGTGCCCAGGCGGGGGTCATGAAGGATGTTCCTTCGAAGGATTTTGTGATTGGTTCGCCCGCCATGAGCCATCTGCAGACGAAGAAGATGATTGCCAGTCTGATCACGTTGCCCAAGCTCAAGGATAAGGTGAAGCAGCTTGAGGCCGAGATTGAAGCCCTGAAGCAATCGTAG
- a CDS encoding Na/Pi cotransporter family protein yields the protein MNGSITELVFGLLGGLALFIFGMRTMSAGLSSAVGDGMRTLLGKATRNRLAGLGLGTVIGGLIQSSASVVLFIGFINAGLMTLTQSIGPILGANIGTTLSVQLISFKLSDYCLPAIFVGLMLNMVSRNRKLKYGGQAVLGFGLLFLGMVFMGDSIKPHREMFEPLLMHINGKTPGGLITGTLVAALITGVVQSSGAVIGMGFAMISAGAITEFEGIYPIIIGANVGTCVTGLLGSIGTTVDAQRAAIVHLVFNLISTTLAIAASPLFYKYAPLTSGDLIRQAANADTIKMAITALMMLPLAPLLMNIAVKLVPAKTEQPESSFLDDQLLNRPEQAIFACLRELQRTTRICARSLRLAAEEFIQHDPKRAKLIKVNEQSVNAIKATMRDFLASLTHQYLSKRQSILIGHIDRCMSDLERVGDHIENLSNIAKRQRSIATARFSPEVIEDWLSIHRAVDHLLEKVIASLDPETANFQEVAKEIIDLREQYTQTAITVRNAHYQRLEEKEITPIAGLLFNDYLSNFWRITKHIKNIALAEQHPQFWLKREKLSKVMSAEAPGYTLPDTINPNDYLDKLQSDNYRL from the coding sequence ATGAATGGATCCATCACTGAGTTGGTCTTTGGTCTACTGGGCGGGCTCGCCCTTTTCATCTTCGGCATGCGCACAATGAGTGCCGGGCTTTCGTCGGCGGTGGGCGATGGCATGCGTACGTTGCTCGGGAAGGCCACACGCAACCGACTGGCCGGACTCGGCCTGGGAACGGTGATCGGCGGACTCATCCAAAGCAGTGCCTCGGTCGTGCTGTTCATCGGATTCATCAACGCCGGACTGATGACCCTGACCCAATCCATCGGCCCGATTCTAGGCGCCAACATTGGCACCACGCTGTCGGTTCAGCTGATTTCCTTCAAACTGAGCGACTACTGCCTGCCGGCCATTTTCGTTGGATTGATGCTGAACATGGTTTCAAGAAACCGAAAGCTGAAGTATGGCGGGCAAGCGGTGCTGGGCTTCGGGCTTCTTTTTCTGGGCATGGTGTTCATGGGCGATTCCATTAAACCGCATCGCGAGATGTTCGAACCCTTGCTGATGCACATCAACGGGAAGACCCCGGGCGGCCTGATCACCGGAACCTTGGTGGCCGCCCTCATCACCGGCGTGGTGCAAAGCAGTGGAGCGGTCATCGGCATGGGGTTTGCGATGATTTCCGCCGGCGCCATTACTGAGTTCGAAGGCATCTACCCCATCATAATCGGCGCAAACGTCGGCACTTGCGTGACCGGCCTTTTGGGAAGCATTGGCACCACGGTCGACGCCCAACGTGCCGCCATTGTACACCTGGTCTTTAACCTGATCAGCACCACGCTGGCCATTGCCGCCTCGCCCTTGTTCTATAAATACGCCCCGCTCACCTCCGGCGACCTGATCCGCCAGGCCGCCAATGCCGACACCATCAAAATGGCCATCACCGCCTTGATGATGCTGCCGCTGGCTCCACTACTCATGAACATCGCCGTAAAACTGGTGCCCGCCAAAACCGAACAGCCCGAATCCAGCTTCCTCGACGACCAACTGCTCAACCGCCCCGAACAGGCCATCTTCGCCTGTCTGCGCGAGTTGCAGCGCACCACCCGCATCTGCGCCCGCAGCCTGCGTCTCGCCGCCGAGGAATTCATCCAGCACGACCCCAAGCGCGCAAAGCTGATTAAAGTGAACGAGCAAAGCGTGAATGCGATCAAGGCCACCATGCGCGACTTCCTGGCCAGCCTCACCCACCAATACCTCTCCAAGCGGCAATCCATTCTCATCGGGCACATCGACCGGTGCATGTCCGACCTCGAGCGGGTCGGCGACCACATCGAAAACCTTTCCAACATCGCCAAGCGGCAACGCTCCATTGCAACGGCACGCTTCAGCCCCGAAGTCATCGAAGACTGGCTGTCGATCCACCGCGCTGTCGATCATCTGCTGGAAAAGGTTATTGCATCCCTGGACCCCGAAACCGCCAACTTCCAGGAGGTTGCCAAGGAAATCATCGACCTGCGCGAACAATACACCCAAACCGCCATCACCGTCCGCAATGCCCACTACCAGCGCCTGGAAGAAAAGGAGATCACCCCCATCGCCGGGCTCTTGTTCAACGACTACCTCTCCAACTTCTGGAGGATCACCAAACACATCAAGAACATCGCGCTCGCCGAGCAGCATCCGCAGTTCTGGCTCAAGCGCGAAAAGCTATCGAAGGTCATGTCGGCCGAGGCACCGGGCTACACCCTGCCCGACACCATCAACCCCAACGACTACCTCGACAAGCTGCAATCGGATAATTACCGGCTGTAG
- a CDS encoding right-handed parallel beta-helix repeat-containing protein, translating into MGNRCGSGLGLAVAGLLMLACAATAQLEFHVSPTGSDEADGHRREPFLSLKRAQQAVRDCAGRQPVTIFLHDGTHRLEQPLVFTPADSGTLDAPVVYKALPGARPVVDGGRGIGGWKPAGNGVWTAQLPDPKTVPRDFVQLYVNGNLRRRARIPNEGFLRVAGFPDGGREVHYHTDCQRFEYAPGDIDPAWRNLSDVEVIVYHYWTDSHLPIREVDAESRIVTFKHKAGKVFTDDFLDEGARYLVENVYEGLDAPGEWYLDRESGVLHYIPFPDEDMKTAEVVVPVVPNWAEFRGRPMQRDYVEHVRFEGIGFRHTRWRLPKGNSNDRQGSSSVPAAIRFKGARHCAFTACSVEKTGTWAFEIGNGCSGIALTHNTLAWLGGGGVRIGGGDERSHPLERTGNNIVSDNHLHHYGETYPSAVGLLVTHSSGNRIAHNHIHHGFYTGISIGWEWGYQRSVARDNLVEFNHIHDIGQGLLSDMGAVYTLGVSPGTVIRNNLIHNIDANHYGGWGIYNDEGSSHILVENNVVFDTKFSAYNVHYAKEITVRNNIFAHSRMNLLSRGRMEPHTSFYFENNICFWDEGELLKGNWADKPYAFHFSAKDPAGGREASSTFEMDYNLYFNPETAADEISFSKWSLGEWRARGKDVHSLIADPLFVSAEKRDYRLRPESPAFDLGFQPINLEEVGIRLFRGAAPVLGE; encoded by the coding sequence ATGGGCAATCGATGCGGTAGTGGGTTGGGGTTGGCAGTCGCAGGGCTGTTGATGCTGGCTTGCGCCGCAACCGCTCAGCTGGAATTCCATGTGTCTCCAACGGGGTCGGACGAGGCGGATGGCCACCGCCGTGAACCTTTTCTCTCCCTGAAACGGGCGCAGCAGGCCGTGCGGGATTGTGCCGGTAGGCAACCGGTGACGATCTTTCTCCACGACGGAACGCACCGTCTGGAGCAACCGCTGGTCTTTACCCCGGCGGATTCTGGAACCCTGGACGCGCCGGTGGTCTACAAGGCGCTTCCGGGCGCGCGGCCCGTGGTTGACGGCGGTCGTGGAATCGGCGGCTGGAAGCCGGCGGGCAATGGGGTGTGGACGGCGCAGCTGCCGGATCCAAAAACGGTGCCGCGCGACTTCGTTCAGCTCTATGTGAACGGCAACCTGCGGCGGCGTGCCCGTATTCCCAATGAGGGTTTCCTGCGCGTTGCGGGGTTCCCGGATGGCGGGCGGGAGGTGCACTATCACACCGACTGCCAGCGCTTTGAATATGCGCCGGGCGACATCGATCCGGCTTGGCGCAACCTGTCCGACGTCGAGGTGATTGTCTATCACTACTGGACGGATTCGCACCTGCCCATTCGCGAGGTCGATGCCGAAAGCAGGATCGTTACGTTCAAGCACAAGGCCGGAAAGGTTTTTACCGACGATTTTCTCGACGAAGGCGCGCGCTACCTGGTTGAGAATGTGTACGAGGGGTTGGATGCGCCGGGCGAATGGTATCTCGACCGCGAGAGCGGGGTGCTGCACTACATCCCGTTTCCGGATGAGGACATGAAAACCGCCGAAGTGGTTGTTCCGGTGGTTCCCAATTGGGCGGAGTTTCGCGGGCGGCCGATGCAAAGGGACTATGTCGAGCACGTGCGCTTCGAGGGAATCGGCTTCCGGCACACGCGCTGGCGGCTACCGAAGGGCAATTCGAACGACCGGCAGGGCTCTTCTTCCGTGCCCGCCGCCATCCGGTTCAAGGGCGCGCGGCATTGCGCTTTCACCGCTTGCTCGGTGGAAAAAACGGGCACCTGGGCTTTTGAAATTGGAAACGGCTGTTCGGGCATTGCCTTAACCCACAATACGCTCGCTTGGCTGGGCGGCGGCGGTGTGCGCATCGGGGGGGGCGACGAAAGAAGCCACCCGCTCGAACGTACCGGCAACAATATCGTTTCGGATAACCATCTGCACCACTACGGCGAAACCTATCCTTCCGCGGTTGGTTTGCTTGTTACGCATTCAAGCGGCAACCGGATTGCGCACAACCATATCCATCATGGCTTCTACACCGGGATCTCCATCGGCTGGGAATGGGGCTACCAACGCAGCGTGGCGCGCGACAACCTCGTTGAGTTCAACCATATCCACGACATCGGGCAGGGGCTGCTTTCGGACATGGGTGCGGTCTACACCCTCGGGGTCTCGCCTGGAACCGTCATCCGCAACAACCTGATCCACAACATCGACGCCAACCACTACGGCGGATGGGGGATCTACAACGACGAAGGGTCGTCGCACATCCTGGTTGAAAACAACGTGGTGTTCGACACCAAGTTTTCGGCCTACAACGTCCATTACGCCAAGGAGATCACGGTGCGGAACAACATCTTCGCGCACTCGCGCATGAACCTGCTGAGCCGCGGTCGCATGGAGCCGCACACCAGTTTCTATTTCGAAAACAACATCTGTTTCTGGGATGAAGGGGAGCTGCTGAAGGGCAACTGGGCGGACAAGCCCTATGCGTTCCATTTTAGCGCGAAGGATCCCGCGGGAGGGCGGGAGGCTTCCAGTACCTTCGAGATGGACTACAACCTTTACTTCAATCCGGAAACGGCGGCCGATGAAATTTCCTTTTCCAAATGGAGCCTCGGGGAATGGCGCGCGCGCGGCAAGGATGTGCATTCCCTGATCGCCGATCCGCTCTTTGTGAGTGCCGAAAAACGTGACTATCGGTTGCGCCCGGAATCTCCCGCATTCGATCTGGGCTTTCAGCCCATCAACCTCGAAGAGGTCGGCATCAGGCTGTTCCGGGGGGCCGCTCCCGTGTTGGGGGAATGA